In Desulfosediminicola ganghwensis, a single window of DNA contains:
- the lpxA gene encoding acyl-ACP--UDP-N-acetylglucosamine O-acyltransferase, with amino-acid sequence MNIHPTAVVDPKAELDSSVVVGPYAVIEAGVCIDEGTTVEPHAVISGPTTIGKRNLISSFAKVGGAPQDLSYKGEPTELIVGDDNQIREYASIHRGTPQGPGKTIIGNSNLLMAYTHIAHDCKLGNNIILANVATLAGHVEVGDRASIGGLVAIHQFCRIGSFSYIGGVSGISLDVAPFVIIAGTRNRTRISGLNKIGLKRNGFSKETISKLDTAFRIIFRSPDLLLKDALEQAKMEITDCDEVAQLIEFFESSKRGVVRRTEN; translated from the coding sequence ATGAATATCCATCCAACAGCAGTTGTTGACCCCAAAGCTGAACTCGATAGTTCTGTAGTTGTGGGCCCTTATGCCGTAATTGAAGCCGGAGTCTGCATAGATGAAGGAACCACGGTAGAGCCCCACGCCGTTATCTCGGGCCCCACAACTATAGGGAAGAGGAACCTTATAAGCTCTTTCGCCAAGGTGGGAGGTGCTCCGCAGGATCTCAGCTACAAAGGGGAACCTACCGAACTGATTGTCGGAGACGATAACCAGATTCGTGAGTATGCTTCTATTCATAGAGGAACACCGCAAGGCCCGGGAAAAACCATTATCGGTAACTCCAACCTGCTCATGGCATATACGCATATCGCCCATGACTGTAAACTTGGCAACAATATCATTCTTGCCAACGTGGCCACCCTGGCAGGCCATGTTGAAGTGGGAGATCGCGCCTCTATCGGTGGCCTTGTTGCGATACACCAGTTCTGCCGTATCGGTTCATTCAGTTATATTGGTGGAGTATCTGGAATCAGCCTGGATGTCGCACCTTTTGTGATTATTGCCGGCACCAGAAACAGAACCAGAATCTCCGGCTTGAATAAAATAGGTCTCAAGAGAAACGGTTTCAGCAAAGAAACAATCAGCAAACTGGATACAGCCTTCAGAATCATCTTCAGATCACCGGATCTGTTACTAAAAGATGCGCTGGAACAGGCAAAAATGGAAATTACCGATTGCGATGAAGTTGCCCAGCTTATCGAATTTTTCGAGAGTTCTAAGCGTGGTGTTGTACGACGTACTGAAAATTGA
- the lpxD gene encoding UDP-3-O-(3-hydroxymyristoyl)glucosamine N-acyltransferase, whose amino-acid sequence MIKKNIPLAQVAELVGGELVGDGEVTISNLASLEAAEQGDLTFLVKATELDRLEGSKATASIVPLDVEQSLEIPTIRVKDPYLASAIIHNHILAEPFVAKGIHPSAFVDDECEVPEDVSIGPMVVLGKRVMLGRRVTIEAGTVIGDDVAIGDDTVLKANVTIANGCILGNRVIIHSGTVIGADGYGYATDAMGNHVKRPQVGIVRIDDDVEIGANACIDRAAFGETWIQSGVKIDNLVQVGHNVVIGPNSLIISQVGLAGSCSLGRNVVLAGQAAVNGHIHLDDQVMVAAGGGVHHSLPKGAKVGGWPALPIKSWAKSIMVYNKLPELNSDVRKLKKAVAALQEDISKNEK is encoded by the coding sequence ATGATTAAGAAAAATATACCGTTGGCACAAGTGGCAGAGCTGGTTGGTGGAGAGTTGGTTGGTGATGGTGAGGTTACTATATCCAATCTGGCCTCTCTGGAAGCGGCAGAGCAGGGCGATCTGACCTTTCTGGTCAAGGCCACGGAACTTGACCGGCTTGAGGGCAGTAAGGCGACGGCTTCAATAGTGCCGTTGGATGTGGAGCAAAGCCTTGAGATTCCAACCATACGGGTTAAAGACCCGTATCTGGCCTCCGCCATAATCCATAATCATATTCTGGCTGAACCATTTGTGGCCAAAGGCATCCATCCGAGTGCTTTTGTGGATGATGAGTGCGAAGTACCTGAAGATGTGAGTATCGGGCCAATGGTTGTACTAGGCAAGAGGGTCATGCTTGGCAGACGGGTGACTATTGAGGCCGGCACTGTGATCGGTGATGACGTTGCGATTGGCGATGATACTGTATTGAAGGCGAATGTTACCATCGCCAACGGGTGTATCCTCGGTAACCGGGTGATTATTCATTCCGGTACTGTGATCGGCGCTGATGGCTATGGCTATGCAACGGACGCTATGGGCAATCATGTGAAACGTCCCCAGGTCGGTATCGTCCGTATTGATGATGATGTCGAGATAGGTGCTAATGCCTGTATAGACAGGGCAGCTTTTGGCGAAACATGGATTCAGTCGGGAGTGAAGATTGATAACCTGGTGCAGGTTGGCCATAATGTGGTTATTGGTCCAAATTCTCTGATAATTTCGCAAGTGGGACTAGCCGGTTCATGTTCTCTAGGGAGGAATGTGGTACTGGCGGGTCAGGCGGCTGTAAATGGGCACATTCATCTGGATGACCAGGTAATGGTTGCGGCTGGCGGTGGAGTACATCACTCACTGCCTAAAGGCGCCAAAGTAGGTGGCTGGCCGGCATTGCCCATTAAATCCTGGGCAAAATCGATAATGGTTTATAATAAACTTCCTGAACTGAACAGCGATGTGCGGAAGCTGAAAAAAGCAGTTGCCGCTCTACAGGAAGACATATCAAAAAATGAGAAATGA
- a CDS encoding exo-beta-N-acetylmuramidase NamZ domain-containing protein: MVQIGLEKIIESPPEWLKEARIGLLSNQASTASDLVHSRFHLQKAFPGQMTCLFSPQHGFFAEKQDNMIESGHQLDPATGLMVYSLYGDSREPNEEQYAQIDVLLIDIVDVGTRVYTFMYTMAYCLEWAAKLGKKVVVLDRPNPVGGKVVEGNILEPEWASFVGLYPIPMRHGLTFGELAMMMNQEFSLGADLEVIAMDGWKRDMFFRDTGFPWVFPSPNMPTPETALVYPGQVIWEGTNVSEGRGTTLPFELVGAPFWKCGEMLDAVKDIPLPGCYLRELAFEPTSGKFARQVCNGFQIHITDPSAFLPYRTSLALLQASFGLYPESFSYKEPPYEYEFTRLPMDLIIGSQAVRKALETDKALLEIEAEWRQELTQYDEMRQKYFLY, from the coding sequence ATGGTGCAGATAGGTCTAGAAAAAATTATCGAAAGTCCGCCTGAATGGCTGAAGGAGGCGAGAATCGGACTGTTATCCAATCAGGCGTCCACCGCATCGGATCTGGTTCACAGTAGATTTCATCTACAAAAGGCCTTCCCGGGTCAGATGACCTGCCTGTTCTCGCCCCAGCACGGTTTTTTTGCTGAGAAGCAGGATAACATGATCGAGTCAGGTCATCAGTTGGACCCTGCGACGGGTCTGATGGTGTATAGCCTTTATGGCGACAGCCGGGAACCGAACGAAGAGCAGTACGCGCAAATAGATGTGCTGCTCATCGATATCGTTGATGTGGGAACCAGGGTCTACACTTTCATGTATACCATGGCCTATTGCCTTGAATGGGCCGCTAAACTGGGTAAAAAGGTTGTGGTGCTCGATAGACCGAATCCGGTTGGCGGGAAAGTTGTCGAGGGTAATATCCTTGAGCCCGAATGGGCATCATTCGTGGGGTTGTATCCCATCCCCATGCGGCATGGCCTCACTTTTGGCGAACTGGCCATGATGATGAACCAGGAGTTTTCCTTAGGCGCTGATCTGGAAGTGATCGCCATGGACGGTTGGAAGCGGGATATGTTCTTCCGTGACACAGGCTTCCCATGGGTATTTCCATCACCGAATATGCCGACGCCGGAGACCGCGTTGGTTTATCCAGGTCAGGTAATCTGGGAGGGTACCAATGTTTCGGAAGGGCGTGGCACGACGCTCCCCTTTGAACTCGTTGGCGCACCGTTCTGGAAATGTGGTGAAATGCTGGATGCAGTTAAGGATATTCCGCTGCCTGGCTGTTATCTCAGGGAACTCGCTTTTGAACCCACTTCTGGTAAGTTCGCCAGGCAGGTATGCAACGGTTTTCAGATACACATTACAGATCCTTCTGCTTTTCTGCCTTATAGAACAAGTCTGGCCCTGTTACAGGCCTCGTTTGGGCTTTATCCTGAAAGTTTCTCTTACAAAGAACCACCGTATGAGTATGAGTTTACACGATTGCCAATGGATTTGATTATCGGCAGTCAGGCTGTGAGAAAAGCACTGGAAACGGATAAAGCTTTGCTGGAGATCGAAGCAGAGTGGCGACAGGAACTGACTCAGTACGATGAGATGCGCCAGAAATACTTTCTGTACTAG
- the fabZ gene encoding 3-hydroxyacyl-ACP dehydratase FabZ, with amino-acid sequence MSEIPAPENIDIVGIMDLVPHRYPFLLVDRVLDMKVGEEVTALKNVTINEQFFQGHFPGKPVMPGVLILEGLAQVGCIMTFYADQDAIGNKLIFFAGIDKARFRKPVVPGDQLIYKVKLLKKKRNIMVMEAKAYVDDALVAEAEMMASYS; translated from the coding sequence ATGAGCGAGATCCCCGCTCCGGAAAATATAGATATTGTAGGCATTATGGATCTGGTACCTCACAGGTATCCGTTTCTTCTAGTGGACAGGGTTCTGGATATGAAAGTTGGTGAGGAAGTCACAGCGCTGAAAAACGTGACCATCAACGAACAGTTCTTCCAGGGACATTTCCCAGGTAAGCCTGTTATGCCGGGTGTACTCATCCTTGAAGGTCTTGCCCAGGTTGGCTGTATTATGACTTTTTATGCCGATCAGGATGCCATAGGCAACAAGCTGATCTTTTTTGCCGGAATAGACAAAGCACGTTTCAGAAAGCCGGTAGTTCCAGGAGATCAGTTGATATATAAAGTAAAACTTCTGAAAAAGAAAAGAAACATCATGGTTATGGAAGCCAAGGCGTATGTAGATGACGCTTTGGTTGCCGAAGCCGAAATGATGGCGTCCTACTCTTAG